In one window of Henckelia pumila isolate YLH828 chromosome 1, ASM3356847v2, whole genome shotgun sequence DNA:
- the LOC140880028 gene encoding QWRF motif-containing protein 2-like — translation MVTAVTSNPKLRSSENEKRPPLLPSDSDNAPPRRPKGREVSSRYLSLSISSFNSSNSSNTTSSSNTSGSWSSSISSRRSQSPMVSSRAAVTTPKSSVKDRAVSAERRRPVVAAAATPSNAERMLMASRRSLSVSFQGESYSLPVSKAKPPPTSVGTTGGLRKGTPERRKAGVTPLRDRRERDVENSRPSEKPKQLWPGRLRVENSSFLSRSLDYGSERAKLSESGAGFKELRKSVADPLRSDCESVSSESSAGGSTIRVRGEPRGIVVPANFWQEANTLCHKVQDPASPVSNNAFNRAAGSSKLSVAKKFLNDSPVSSPRGIFSGKGLSPLRAGARAASPSKGLGSSTGSLLRGMASPTRCRSGMGISVNDDKPCSTPWMLSSAADLGRGKSWENRIDDAHELRLLYNRQLQWRLANARLENTLLVQKHTAERNLYNAWVSTSKLRLSVKSKRIELLLLRHNLKIYSIFKEQEPHLENWCLFERDHLNSVSGAIVALEASTIRLPVVGGVRADVHRVREAIASAVDLMQAMASSIQPSLSQVEQMNSLVSELSNLSARERSLLQECEEFLSTTFIPLQVMHCHLKTNALQVQHLPKSTSLTSKV, via the exons ATGGTAACCGCCGTAACATCGAATCCTAAGCTACGTTCCTCGGAGAACGAGAAGCGGCCGCCGTTGCTTCCCTCGGATTCTGACAATGCGCCGCCGCGGCGTCCCAAAGGACGGGAAGTTAGCTCCCGCTACCTGTCTCTCTCGATTTCGTCTTTCAACTCTTCCAATTCCTCCAACACCACTTCTTCATCTAACACCTCGGGATCATGGTCTTCCTCGATTTCTTCGAGGAGATCGCAGTCTCCCATGGTCAGCAGCAGAGCTGCGGTCACGACGCCGAAGAGCTCCGTTAAGGACAGGGCGGTGTCTGCGGAGAGGCGGCGACCGGTGGTTGCGGCAGCGGCGACACCGTCTAATGCGGAGAGGATGTTAATGGCGTCCAGGCGTAGCTTATCGGTGTCATTTCAGGGTGAGTCGTATTCATTGCCTGTGAGTAAGGCGAAGCCGCCTCCAACCTCGGTGGGAACCACCGGCGGTTTGAGGAAAGGTACTCCGGAGCGGAGGAAAGCGGGGGTCACACCACTTAGAGATAGACGAGAGAGGGACGTAGAGAATTCGAGGCCGAGTGAAAAGCCGAAGCAGCTATGGCCGGGTAGATTACGTGTGGAGAATTCGAGTTTTCTGAGTCGGAGTTTAGATTACGGTTCTGAGAGAGCGAAGTTGAGTGAGTCGGGGGCTGGGTTCAAGGAATTGAGAAAATCTGTGGCTGATCCATTGCGTTCAGATTGTGAGAGTGTCTCATCGGAGAGTAGTGCTGGTGGGAGTACGATTCGGGTGAGAGGAGAGCCGCGTGGAATTGTTGTCCCAGCAAACTTTTGGCAAGAGGCAAATACATTGTGCCATAAAGTACAAGATCCTGCATCACCTGTATCAAATAATGCTTTTAACAGAGCAGCTGGTTCCTCAAAACTAAGCGTTGCAAAGAAATTTCTAAACGACAGTCCGGTATCATCCCCCCGGGGCATTTTTTCCGGTAAGGGATTATCTCCTCTTCGAGCGGGGGCAAGGGCGGCATCACCAAGCAAGGGCTTGGGTTCATCAACTGGTAGTCTACTGAGGGGTATGGCTAGTCCTACAAGATGTAGAAGTGGAATGGGTATTTCTGTGAATGATGACAAACCCTGCTCTACGCCATGGATGTTGAGTTCCGCTGCTGATCTCGGGAGAGGGAAGTCTTGGGAGAATCGAATTGATGATGCCCACGAGCTGAGATTACTGTATAACCGTCAGTTACAGTGGCGATTAGCAAATGCAAGGCTAGAGAACACCCTTTTGGTACAAAAACATACGGCAGAG AGAAACCTTTACAATGCTTGGGTGAGTACCTCAAAATTGCGGCTCTCTGTTAAGTCCAAGAGAATTGAGCTACTATTGTTGAGACATAATCTGAAGATTTATTCTATCTTCAAGGAACAG GAGCCACACTTGGAGAACTGGTGTCTGTTCGAGAGAGATCACCTGAATTCAGTGTCTGGTGCTATTGTTGCGTTGGAAGCTAGCACCATCCGTCTCCCTGTTGTTGGTGGAGTGAGG GCGGATGTTCACAGGGTGCGAGAGGCTATCGCTTCAGCTGTTGACCTTATGCAAGCAATGGCGTCTTCAATACAGCCTTCACTATCACAa GTGGAGCAGATGAACTCACTGGTCTCAGAACTTTCTAATCTAAGCGCGAGGGAACGCAGTTTACTCCAGGAATGCGAAGAATTTTTATCAACAACCTTCATACCCTTGCAG GTGATGCATTGTCACCTGAAGACAAATGCATTGCAAGTTCAACATTTACCTAAGTCGACAAGCTTGACAAGTAAAGTATGA